The following coding sequences lie in one Halorarum halophilum genomic window:
- a CDS encoding pyridoxal phosphate-dependent aminotransferase — protein sequence MNYERPQFFHLMQYAEAAEHDVVDMVSGNPDWEPPAALRDGLREYADADPDEFQYPPSEGLLELREEIAARRNVAPSRIVVTNGTGEANYLAMAAALDRDAGSEVLLADPVYPYYPGKTELLGGKVTLVPTERDGSIDPARFREAASEETGLILVNTPNNPTGAVYSRETMRELAALAEEMDATLVSDEVYDHFDFTGEFESALTLDSDRAIVTSGYSKSMAITGFRVGYAILPERLVGGAKTRHMLVNVATSRPPQVAVLRALRETETEYYESVRSLLRERVDTFTDALDAAGAEYSRPDGGFYVLARFDGFPGTMANAERLVDEAGVAGMPGDTFGSARDEWLRFALVTPRVEEAAARLADYFD from the coding sequence GTGAACTACGAGCGGCCGCAGTTCTTTCACCTGATGCAGTACGCCGAGGCGGCCGAGCACGACGTGGTGGACATGGTGTCGGGGAACCCCGACTGGGAGCCGCCGGCCGCGCTCCGGGACGGCCTCCGCGAGTACGCCGACGCGGACCCGGACGAGTTCCAGTATCCGCCGAGCGAAGGGCTGCTGGAACTCCGCGAGGAGATCGCCGCGCGCCGGAACGTCGCTCCCTCGCGGATCGTCGTCACCAACGGGACGGGCGAGGCGAACTACCTCGCGATGGCGGCGGCGCTCGACCGCGATGCGGGTTCGGAGGTGCTCCTCGCCGACCCGGTGTACCCGTACTACCCGGGCAAGACCGAATTGCTCGGCGGGAAGGTAACGCTCGTTCCGACCGAGCGCGACGGCTCCATCGACCCGGCGCGCTTTCGCGAGGCGGCCAGCGAGGAGACCGGGCTCATCCTGGTGAACACGCCGAACAACCCGACCGGCGCGGTGTACTCGCGGGAGACGATGCGCGAACTGGCGGCGCTCGCCGAGGAGATGGACGCGACGCTCGTCTCCGACGAGGTGTACGACCACTTCGACTTCACCGGGGAGTTCGAGTCCGCGCTGACGCTCGACTCCGACCGCGCCATCGTCACGTCGGGCTACTCGAAGTCGATGGCGATCACGGGGTTCCGCGTCGGCTACGCGATACTTCCCGAACGCCTCGTCGGCGGGGCGAAGACCCGCCACATGCTCGTGAACGTCGCGACCTCGCGGCCGCCGCAGGTTGCAGTGTTGCGCGCACTCCGCGAGACGGAGACGGAGTACTACGAGTCCGTCAGGTCGCTGCTCCGAGAGCGGGTCGACACCTTCACCGACGCGCTCGACGCGGCGGGGGCCGAGTACTCCCGCCCCGACGGGGGGTTCTACGTCCTCGCCCGGTTCGATGGTTTCCCGGGAACGATGGCGAACGCGGAGCGCCTCGTCGACGAAGCGGGGGTCGCCGGGATGCCGGGCGATACCTTCGGCTCGGCGCGGGACGAGTGGCTCCGATTCGCGCTCGTCACGCCGCGCGTGGAGGAGGCGGCGGCGCGGCTGGCCGACTACTTCGACTGA
- a CDS encoding ArsA family ATPase has translation MNDIDVEPVNDVDEDVGGNRPPADPAGMGTTVDTADLAERSAPEYVLYGGKGGVGKTTCAAATALASAAGGTSTLVVSTDPAHSLSDTLDTEILSRPSRIREDVPLYAAEIDPDAAMEDGLFGDEGMGAEDDGARAGAGGTDAAGGNPLGGLGGMGEAMEDGPMGAMLGGTMPGADEAAAMRQLLEHLDDPRFDRVVVDTAPTGHTLRLLQLPELLDSMVGRLMKLRQQFSGMMEGVKGMFGMGEGGPGEPDLDELKDRIERLRTVLQDPDRTDFRVVMVPEEMSVMESERLVERLDEFDIPVSTLVVNRVMEDPGDVAGAAVDDDWVVTPNLDTCEFCQRRWEVQQNSLSRATELFRGRDVKRVPLLADEVRGEDALRVVAACLA, from the coding sequence ATGAACGATATCGACGTCGAACCCGTCAACGACGTGGACGAGGACGTTGGGGGCAACAGGCCGCCAGCGGACCCCGCAGGGATGGGAACGACGGTCGACACGGCCGACCTCGCCGAGCGAAGCGCCCCCGAGTACGTGCTGTACGGCGGGAAGGGTGGCGTCGGGAAGACCACCTGCGCGGCCGCGACGGCGCTCGCAAGCGCGGCGGGCGGCACGTCGACGCTCGTCGTCTCCACCGATCCGGCCCACTCGCTGTCGGACACGCTCGACACCGAGATCCTGTCACGGCCGTCCCGAATCAGGGAGGACGTTCCCCTGTACGCCGCCGAGATCGACCCCGACGCCGCGATGGAGGACGGGCTGTTCGGCGACGAGGGGATGGGTGCCGAAGACGATGGGGCGAGAGCTGGCGCAGGCGGTACGGACGCCGCCGGGGGGAACCCGCTCGGCGGCCTCGGTGGGATGGGTGAGGCGATGGAGGACGGGCCGATGGGCGCGATGCTCGGCGGCACGATGCCCGGCGCCGACGAGGCGGCCGCGATGCGCCAGTTGCTCGAACACCTCGACGACCCGCGGTTCGACCGCGTCGTCGTCGACACCGCGCCGACGGGCCACACGCTCCGACTGCTCCAGCTCCCGGAGCTGCTGGACTCGATGGTCGGCCGGCTGATGAAGCTCCGTCAGCAGTTCTCCGGCATGATGGAGGGCGTGAAGGGTATGTTCGGGATGGGCGAGGGCGGCCCGGGGGAGCCGGACCTCGACGAGCTGAAGGACCGTATCGAGCGCCTCCGCACCGTCCTTCAGGACCCCGATCGGACAGACTTCCGGGTCGTCATGGTGCCGGAGGAGATGAGCGTGATGGAGTCCGAGCGTCTCGTCGAGCGGCTCGACGAGTTCGACATCCCCGTGTCGACGCTCGTGGTGAACCGCGTGATGGAGGACCCGGGCGACGTGGCCGGCGCGGCCGTCGACGACGACTGGGTCGTCACGCCGAACCTCGACACCTGCGAGTTCTGCCAGCGCCGCTGGGAGGTGCAGCAGAACTCCCTCTCCCGGGCGACGGAACTGTTCCGCGGGCGCGACGTGAAACGGGTCCCCCTGCTGGCAGACGAGGTGCGCGGCGAGGACGCGCTCCGCGTCGTCGCGGCCTGTCTGGCCTGA
- a CDS encoding SDR family oxidoreductase produces the protein MERTVLITGCSSGIGRASAEAFLDEEWTVYATARNTADIETLGEREGCRIATLDVTDGDDVERVVDRMLDEEGRIDCLVNNAGYGQLGPVEDVSSDAVREQFDVNVFGPHRLIKAVLPAMRRREDGTIVNVSSVLGRIAVPGTGVYSGSKFAMEGMSDALRNEVREYGIDVALIEPGPVDSMFEDRVESELGGLDRSGAYESFYSLYEDYDAVGGGGVGAIAPEEVAADVVNAASSTEPAARYPVGPIAKAGELGRYLPTWLADGVWSLAKKLG, from the coding sequence ATGGAACGGACGGTCCTCATCACAGGTTGTTCGTCGGGCATCGGTCGCGCGTCGGCCGAGGCCTTCCTCGACGAGGAGTGGACGGTGTACGCGACGGCCCGGAACACCGCCGACATCGAGACGCTCGGCGAGCGTGAGGGCTGCCGCATCGCGACCCTCGACGTGACCGACGGTGACGACGTCGAGCGCGTCGTGGACCGGATGCTCGACGAGGAGGGACGCATCGACTGCCTCGTGAACAACGCCGGCTACGGCCAGCTCGGTCCCGTCGAGGACGTGTCGAGCGACGCCGTCCGGGAGCAGTTCGACGTGAACGTCTTCGGCCCCCACCGGCTCATCAAGGCGGTCCTACCGGCGATGCGCCGCCGCGAGGACGGCACCATCGTGAACGTCTCGAGCGTGCTCGGGCGCATCGCCGTCCCGGGGACCGGCGTCTACTCCGGGTCGAAGTTCGCGATGGAGGGAATGTCCGACGCGCTGCGGAACGAGGTGCGCGAGTACGGCATCGACGTGGCGCTGATCGAACCCGGCCCGGTCGACAGCATGTTCGAGGACCGCGTCGAGTCGGAACTCGGCGGACTCGACCGCTCTGGCGCCTACGAGTCGTTCTACTCGCTCTACGAGGACTACGACGCCGTCGGCGGGGGCGGCGTCGGCGCCATCGCGCCCGAGGAGGTCGCAGCCGACGTGGTCAACGCCGCGAGTTCGACCGAGCCCGCGGCGCGCTATCCGGTCGGCCCGATCGCCAAGGCCGGCGAACTCGGACGCTACCTGCCCACGTGGCTCGCCGACGGCGTCTGGTCGCTGGCGAAGAAACTGGGGTAG
- a CDS encoding endonuclease V, with protein sequence MPTIVRPEFRPDPALSREEMEALQREVAGAATFTDDLPFDPDVVGLADAQRSLGDRLGADAAVDADRPLVAGVDQAFLDDWAISAVVVMRGGEVVERTYAVSPLDIPYIPGLLSFREGGPILDALATLDSEPDLYALDGSGRVHFREAGIATHMGVMLDAPAVGVAKSLLCGTLTADPDGRPQGWRASIESNGCVTAPEGTVIGYAYQSRQYENNPVINPLYVSPGHRVSAETTVDLVASLCDGYKLPEPTRLADSYADEVKREVQGE encoded by the coding sequence ATGCCCACGATCGTCCGTCCGGAGTTCCGGCCCGACCCCGCGCTCTCCCGCGAGGAGATGGAGGCGCTCCAGCGGGAGGTGGCCGGGGCGGCGACGTTCACGGACGACCTCCCGTTCGACCCAGACGTGGTAGGCCTCGCCGACGCCCAGCGCTCGCTCGGTGACCGGCTCGGCGCCGACGCCGCGGTCGACGCCGACCGCCCCCTCGTCGCCGGCGTCGACCAGGCGTTCCTCGACGACTGGGCGATCTCTGCGGTCGTGGTGATGCGTGGCGGCGAGGTCGTCGAACGCACCTACGCCGTCTCCCCGCTCGACATCCCCTACATCCCCGGCCTGCTCTCGTTCCGCGAGGGCGGGCCCATCCTCGACGCGCTCGCCACGCTCGACTCGGAGCCGGACCTGTACGCCCTCGACGGCAGCGGACGGGTCCACTTCCGGGAGGCCGGCATCGCCACCCACATGGGCGTCATGCTCGACGCGCCGGCCGTCGGCGTCGCCAAGAGCCTCCTCTGTGGCACGCTCACAGCGGACCCGGACGGGCGACCACAGGGCTGGCGGGCCTCCATTGAATCGAACGGCTGCGTGACGGCGCCCGAGGGCACCGTCATCGGCTACGCCTACCAGTCCCGGCAGTACGAGAACAACCCCGTCATCAACCCGCTGTACGTGAGCCCGGGCCACCGCGTGAGCGCCGAGACGACCGTCGACCTCGTCGCGTCGCTGTGCGACGGGTACAAGCTCCCGGAGCCGACGCGTCTGGCGGATTCGTACGCCGACGAAGTGAAGCGCGAAGTTCAGGGAGAGTAG
- a CDS encoding rhomboid family intramembrane serine protease, whose translation MARCDACGEYESMPYQCRRCGRTFCSEHRLPENHDCPGLGDWNDPGGVFDSGFDDSVDERGRESGGVTSRVSSYVDRQTSTGGSIGFFRGNMTYVFLGLMWVTFLLQFVVFPFLLGIPTPTPGRPSPLWDAAFVLSSTHVEYVWTWVTSVFAHGGFTHIVFNSIALYFFGPVVERRLGFKRFTALFLVSGVLAGLAQIGASMVLDPGSVTGVVGASGAIMAIMGLLTVLRPNLKVYLYFVIPMPLWVLTIGFAVISVLWGFSVAPGGGNSANWAHLAGLVIGFAYGAMVKGDRSAPEQIQFGGPGGPGGPGRGRF comes from the coding sequence ATGGCGAGATGCGACGCGTGCGGCGAGTACGAGAGTATGCCGTACCAGTGTCGTCGCTGCGGACGGACGTTCTGCTCGGAACACCGCCTCCCGGAGAACCACGACTGCCCGGGGCTCGGCGACTGGAACGACCCCGGCGGCGTCTTCGACTCCGGCTTCGACGACTCGGTAGACGAACGCGGTCGAGAGTCGGGCGGCGTGACCTCGCGCGTGAGTTCCTACGTGGACCGACAGACCTCCACCGGCGGGAGCATCGGCTTCTTCCGGGGGAACATGACGTACGTGTTCCTGGGCCTGATGTGGGTCACGTTCCTGCTGCAGTTCGTCGTCTTCCCGTTCCTGCTCGGCATCCCCACCCCGACCCCGGGACGACCGTCCCCACTGTGGGACGCGGCCTTCGTCCTCTCCAGCACGCACGTCGAGTACGTCTGGACCTGGGTCACGTCTGTCTTCGCCCACGGCGGGTTCACTCACATCGTCTTCAACAGCATCGCGCTGTACTTCTTCGGCCCGGTCGTGGAGCGCCGGCTCGGCTTCAAGCGCTTCACGGCCCTGTTCCTCGTCTCCGGCGTGCTGGCCGGCCTCGCCCAGATCGGCGCGAGCATGGTGCTCGATCCGGGGTCGGTGACCGGCGTCGTCGGCGCCTCGGGCGCCATCATGGCCATCATGGGCCTGCTGACGGTGCTCCGCCCGAACCTGAAGGTGTACCTCTACTTCGTCATCCCGATGCCGCTGTGGGTGCTCACCATCGGGTTCGCGGTGATCTCCGTCCTCTGGGGGTTCTCGGTCGCACCCGGTGGCGGCAACTCGGCGAACTGGGCGCACCTCGCCGGCCTGGTCATCGGCTTCGCGTACGGCGCGATGGTGAAGGGCGACCGGAGCGCGCCCGAACAGATCCAGTTCGGCGGACCTGGCGGCCCGGGCGGACCGGGGCGCGGGCGCTTCTGA
- a CDS encoding inorganic diphosphatase, producing MTNLWEDLETGPNAPEEIYAVVECLKGERNKYEYDKDIPGVVLDRVLHSNVHYPSDYGFIPQSYYDDEDPFDVLVLVEDATFPGCIIEARPVALMKMDDDGEQDDKVIAVPSEDPRYDHIEDLEDITQQTRDEIDEFFSTYKNLEAGKEVETLGWEDQQAAYDAIEHAQDLYEEHFG from the coding sequence ATGACGAACCTCTGGGAAGACCTCGAGACGGGGCCGAACGCCCCCGAGGAGATCTACGCCGTCGTCGAGTGTCTGAAGGGCGAGCGCAACAAGTACGAGTACGACAAAGACATCCCCGGCGTCGTCCTCGACCGCGTGCTCCACTCGAACGTCCACTACCCCTCCGACTACGGGTTCATCCCGCAGTCGTACTACGACGACGAGGATCCCTTCGACGTGCTCGTGCTCGTCGAGGACGCGACGTTCCCGGGCTGCATCATCGAGGCCCGCCCCGTCGCACTGATGAAGATGGACGACGACGGCGAGCAGGACGACAAGGTCATCGCGGTGCCGAGCGAGGACCCGCGCTACGACCACATCGAGGACCTGGAGGACATTACCCAGCAGACCCGCGACGAGATCGACGAGTTCTTCTCGACCTACAAGAACCTCGAGGCCGGTAAGGAGGTCGAGACGCTCGGCTGGGAGGACCAACAGGCCGCCTACGATGCGATCGAACACGCGCAGGACCTCTACGAGGAACACTTCGGCTGA
- a CDS encoding PadR family transcriptional regulator — protein sequence MSEAQTQSDSAGIARDLTAFQQNILVILSEEPMYGLAIKRELESYYDAEVNHGRLYPNLDDLVEMDLVEKSELDKRTNQYALTEEGRLAVLDRLDWVLSKYVTDEDRAGDIRERIDVE from the coding sequence ATGTCAGAGGCACAAACCCAGAGCGACAGTGCGGGCATCGCTCGCGACCTGACCGCGTTCCAACAGAACATCCTCGTCATCCTCTCCGAGGAACCGATGTACGGCCTGGCGATCAAGCGGGAGCTCGAGTCGTACTACGACGCCGAGGTGAACCACGGTCGGCTCTACCCGAACCTGGACGACCTCGTCGAGATGGACCTCGTCGAGAAGAGCGAACTGGACAAGCGGACGAACCAGTACGCGCTCACCGAGGAGGGCCGCCTCGCGGTCCTCGACCGGCTCGACTGGGTGCTCTCGAAGTACGTCACCGACGAGGACCGTGCGGGCGACATCCGCGAGCGAATCGACGTCGAATAA
- a CDS encoding DUF7108 family protein: protein MAPENERTADGTDGDAEPGPEEGEEIGKEEETEELPERVVDEAERLTRLAREAVGEAEAEAYREDRSERLAEHEFTARVREPDDTLVLHPEEWLEDGVVRIERIEDTSRAVERTLSGPEDPDDWAAVEAHNAAVVERVAAEHGEPHRANARAFADFMGNHYAKRVEDATADEVAEFLEEYFPRNAWPSEEQRDAVTASVRLVTESADDFPPS from the coding sequence ATGGCTCCTGAGAACGAGAGAACCGCGGACGGGACGGACGGGGACGCCGAACCGGGCCCTGAGGAGGGTGAGGAGATCGGGAAGGAGGAGGAGACCGAGGAGCTTCCCGAGCGCGTCGTCGACGAGGCGGAGCGGCTCACCCGACTCGCCCGGGAGGCCGTCGGCGAGGCGGAAGCGGAAGCCTACCGTGAGGACCGGAGCGAACGGCTCGCCGAACACGAGTTCACGGCGCGCGTCCGCGAGCCGGACGACACGCTCGTCCTCCACCCGGAGGAGTGGCTGGAGGACGGCGTCGTCCGCATCGAGCGGATCGAGGACACCTCGCGGGCCGTCGAACGCACCCTCTCCGGCCCCGAGGATCCGGACGACTGGGCGGCCGTCGAGGCTCACAATGCAGCTGTAGTCGAGCGCGTCGCCGCCGAGCACGGCGAGCCGCACCGCGCGAACGCCCGCGCGTTCGCGGACTTCATGGGTAACCACTACGCGAAGCGCGTCGAGGACGCGACGGCCGACGAGGTGGCGGAGTTCCTCGAGGAGTACTTCCCGCGCAACGCCTGGCCGTCAGAAGAACAGCGGGACGCCGTAACGGCGTCCGTCCGACTCGTGACCGAGTCGGCCGACGACTTCCCCCCTTCGTAA
- the rnhA gene encoding ribonuclease HI produces the protein MPVIECDPDAARSRLEEAGVAVSGGNTDHERWRAERDGATAVAYNDKVVVQGSDPAGLTTLLREGGGRGHVYFDGASRGNPGPAAIGWAIVTGDGVVAEGSERIGRTTNNKAEYAALVRALEGARDYGLDEVDVRGDSQLVVKQVRGEWNVNEPTLRERRVRARELLDGFDRWSIDHVPREINERADDLANEAFDGS, from the coding sequence ATGCCGGTCATCGAGTGCGACCCCGACGCCGCGAGGAGTCGGCTGGAGGAGGCCGGGGTCGCCGTTTCGGGCGGGAACACGGACCACGAACGCTGGCGCGCCGAGCGCGACGGCGCGACCGCCGTCGCCTACAACGACAAGGTCGTCGTCCAGGGGAGCGACCCGGCGGGACTGACGACGCTGCTCCGCGAGGGGGGCGGCCGCGGCCACGTCTACTTCGACGGCGCCTCGCGCGGCAATCCCGGCCCGGCGGCCATCGGGTGGGCGATCGTCACCGGCGACGGCGTCGTCGCCGAGGGCTCCGAGCGCATCGGGCGGACGACGAACAACAAGGCGGAGTACGCCGCGCTGGTCAGGGCGCTCGAAGGCGCACGCGATTACGGCCTGGACGAGGTCGACGTGCGGGGCGACTCCCAGCTCGTCGTCAAGCAGGTCCGCGGGGAGTGGAACGTGAACGAACCGACGCTCCGCGAGCGGCGGGTCCGAGCCCGCGAGTTGCTCGACGGGTTCGACCGCTGGTCGATCGACCACGTGCCGCGGGAGATAAACGAGCGCGCCGACGACCTGGCGAACGAGGCGTTCGATGGCTCCTGA
- a CDS encoding transcription initiation factor IIB, producing MTRPTRQREERGRRQWEDSGESETTEEADLDVDDIDEDELVRTGDGELMHEPTGLILEEDRIDPGPEWRAFNHSERQSKSRVGAPTTKTMHDKGLTTTIDWKDQDAYGRSISSKKRSQMHRLRKWQERIRTKDAGERNLQFALSEIDRMASALGVPRSVREVASVIYRRALKEDLIRGRSIEGVSTSALYAACRKEGIPRSLEEISEVSRVERKEIGRTYRYISQELGLEMKPVDPKKYVPRFSSELELSEEVQNKANDIIETTAEQGLLSGKSPTGYAAAAIYAASLLCNEKKTQREVADVAQVTEVTIRNRYQEQIEAMGIHA from the coding sequence ATGACACGGCCAACCCGCCAGCGGGAGGAGCGAGGGCGACGACAGTGGGAGGACAGCGGGGAGTCGGAGACGACGGAGGAGGCTGATCTCGACGTGGACGACATCGACGAGGACGAACTCGTCCGGACCGGGGACGGCGAGTTGATGCACGAGCCGACGGGGCTCATCCTCGAGGAGGATCGGATCGACCCCGGCCCGGAGTGGCGCGCGTTCAACCACTCCGAGCGCCAGTCGAAGTCCCGCGTCGGCGCGCCGACGACGAAGACGATGCACGACAAGGGTCTGACGACGACCATCGACTGGAAGGACCAGGACGCCTACGGCCGGTCCATCTCCTCGAAGAAGCGGTCCCAGATGCACCGCCTGCGCAAGTGGCAGGAGCGCATCCGGACCAAGGACGCCGGCGAGCGGAACCTCCAGTTCGCGCTTTCGGAGATCGACCGTATGGCCTCGGCGCTGGGCGTGCCGCGCTCGGTGCGCGAGGTCGCCTCGGTCATCTACCGGCGCGCGCTGAAGGAGGACCTCATCCGCGGCCGCTCCATCGAGGGCGTCTCCACGTCCGCGCTGTACGCCGCCTGCCGGAAGGAGGGCATCCCGCGCTCGCTCGAGGAGATCTCCGAGGTGTCGCGCGTCGAGCGCAAGGAGATCGGCCGGACCTACCGGTACATCTCCCAGGAGCTCGGCCTCGAGATGAAACCCGTCGACCCGAAGAAGTACGTCCCCCGGTTCAGTTCCGAACTGGAACTGAGCGAGGAGGTCCAGAACAAGGCGAACGACATCATCGAGACGACGGCCGAGCAGGGCCTGCTCTCCGGCAAGTCCCCGACGGGATACGCAGCGGCGGCGATCTATGCGGCGTCGCTGCTGTGCAACGAGAAGAAGACCCAGCGCGAGGTCGCCGACGTCGCCCAGGTGACCGAGGTCACCATCCGCAACCGCTACCAGGAGCAGATCGAGGCGATGGGCATCCACGCCTGA
- the nreA gene encoding DNA repair protein NreA encodes MKLDDFMEFEVNERAERRRLAAEKSYELLDHMESFQHRFDEATSGDSMFGSVSPSIFVGRSNYPKVSTGILSPVGHEADAARFETNAGWYEEGVSISDVFERRTSLLNSNRAADVTSVHDAWDGFLGTQREVAIADRPVDVEIGLDDGPNLDFDVTADDIATPTGPRARAQSAELTENPHVPRPVKKTLEDDDWNAQGAITYLYRRGLDVYDINTVLSAGALGRGENRRLVPTRWSITAVDDTVSEYLRGTVRDAPSVDSVQVWRNEYLGNAFWVVLAPGDWEYELVEMKAPGSIWNPDPAAGVAMSSAHENREGRTAYVEETAGAYYAARLGVLEHLSSVGRQAKVLVLRHVSDEYWGPVGVWQIREAVRNAFEGEYGEAETFEAAVRSVTDHLPVPLGRLRSKSTMAAGLQSNLADFGA; translated from the coding sequence ATGAAACTGGACGACTTCATGGAGTTCGAGGTCAACGAGCGCGCCGAGCGCCGCCGCCTCGCCGCGGAGAAGTCCTACGAACTCCTCGACCACATGGAGTCGTTCCAGCACCGCTTCGACGAGGCGACGAGCGGCGACTCCATGTTCGGCTCCGTCTCGCCGTCGATCTTCGTCGGGCGTTCGAACTACCCGAAGGTCTCGACGGGCATCCTCTCGCCCGTGGGCCACGAGGCGGACGCCGCGCGCTTCGAGACGAACGCCGGCTGGTACGAGGAGGGCGTCTCCATCTCGGACGTGTTCGAGCGGCGCACCTCGCTGCTCAACTCGAACCGGGCGGCCGACGTGACGAGCGTCCACGACGCCTGGGACGGCTTCCTCGGCACCCAGCGCGAGGTCGCCATCGCCGACCGCCCGGTGGACGTCGAGATCGGCCTCGACGACGGCCCCAACCTCGATTTCGACGTCACCGCCGACGACATCGCCACCCCGACCGGTCCGCGGGCGCGCGCCCAGTCGGCCGAACTCACGGAGAACCCGCACGTCCCCCGTCCGGTGAAGAAGACGCTCGAGGACGACGACTGGAACGCCCAGGGCGCGATCACCTACCTCTACCGCCGCGGCCTCGACGTGTACGACATCAACACGGTGCTCTCGGCCGGCGCGCTCGGCCGGGGCGAGAACCGTCGGCTCGTCCCGACCAGGTGGTCCATCACCGCCGTCGACGACACCGTGAGCGAGTACCTCCGGGGCACGGTCCGGGACGCGCCCAGCGTCGACTCCGTCCAGGTGTGGCGAAACGAGTACCTGGGGAACGCGTTCTGGGTCGTGCTCGCACCCGGCGACTGGGAGTACGAACTCGTCGAGATGAAGGCGCCCGGGAGCATCTGGAACCCGGACCCGGCCGCGGGCGTCGCGATGTCGAGCGCCCACGAGAACCGCGAGGGCCGGACGGCCTACGTCGAGGAGACCGCCGGCGCCTACTACGCCGCACGCCTCGGCGTCCTCGAACACCTCTCGTCGGTCGGCCGGCAGGCGAAGGTGCTCGTCCTCCGGCACGTCTCCGACGAGTACTGGGGACCGGTCGGCGTCTGGCAGATCCGCGAGGCCGTCCGGAACGCCTTCGAGGGCGAGTACGGCGAGGCGGAGACGTTCGAGGCGGCGGTCAGATCGGTGACCGACCACCTGCCGGTGCCGCTGGGTCGCCTCCGGTCGAAGTCCACGATGGCCGCCGGGCTCCAGTCGAACCTCGCCGACTTCGGTGCGTAG
- a CDS encoding preprotein translocase subunit TatA, whose product MVPLFGAVPGGPEMLIILLVLVFLFGVPLVLLLGGAALGAKLFADSGADDERVDRLAEELAETKAELRELRERQEGGPDGTDDVPDSTDQTESRSS is encoded by the coding sequence ATGGTCCCACTGTTCGGCGCGGTCCCCGGCGGCCCGGAGATGCTCATCATCCTCCTCGTGCTCGTGTTCCTGTTCGGCGTTCCGCTCGTGCTGCTGCTCGGCGGCGCGGCGCTCGGCGCGAAACTGTTCGCCGACTCCGGCGCGGACGACGAGCGCGTCGACCGACTCGCGGAGGAACTGGCGGAGACGAAGGCCGAACTCCGGGAACTCCGCGAGCGACAGGAGGGCGGTCCTGACGGGACGGACGACGTCCCCGATTCGACCGATCAGACGGAGTCGAGGTCGTCGTAA
- a CDS encoding DUF302 domain-containing protein: MKLPLDPEAISSGDIGEKRATLEMDHEQAVEHVRETFLEHGFGVPVEFSPSELLNEKVGADRDPYYVLGACNPEMADRVLDATDKRLGALFPCNVVVWQEEPGVQTVYHVSIMRIGRLLGLDADADAMDEIVAETGRMVDAAYDDLDSV; this comes from the coding sequence ATGAAGCTCCCGTTAGACCCGGAAGCGATATCTTCGGGCGACATCGGCGAGAAGCGGGCGACGCTGGAGATGGACCACGAGCAGGCCGTCGAGCACGTCCGTGAGACGTTCCTCGAACACGGGTTCGGCGTGCCGGTCGAGTTCTCCCCTTCCGAGCTACTCAACGAGAAGGTGGGCGCGGACCGCGACCCGTACTACGTCCTGGGGGCGTGCAACCCCGAGATGGCGGACCGCGTGCTCGACGCGACGGACAAACGGCTCGGCGCACTGTTCCCGTGTAACGTCGTCGTCTGGCAGGAGGAACCGGGCGTCCAGACGGTGTACCACGTGAGTATCATGCGCATCGGACGACTGCTCGGCCTCGACGCCGACGCCGACGCGATGGACGAGATCGTCGCCGAGACCGGCCGGATGGTCGACGCCGCTTACGACGACCTCGACTCCGTCTGA
- a CDS encoding DUF5789 family protein, with protein MADDESEEAEEPAVELGEGPDVEGAPLARVASRLTWPQEKSRIVEKEGDAVIRTPDGPRELRGVLDSIDVTYFDRRQTFVSAVGDVIGRGPVETAE; from the coding sequence ATGGCCGACGACGAATCCGAGGAAGCCGAAGAGCCCGCCGTCGAACTCGGCGAGGGGCCCGACGTCGAGGGCGCCCCCCTGGCGCGGGTCGCCTCGCGGCTCACCTGGCCCCAGGAGAAGTCCCGTATCGTCGAGAAGGAGGGCGACGCGGTCATCCGGACGCCCGACGGCCCTCGCGAACTCCGCGGCGTGCTCGACTCCATCGACGTGACGTACTTCGATCGGCGCCAGACGTTCGTCTCCGCCGTGGGCGACGTCATCGGCCGCGGCCCAGTCGAGACGGCCGAGTAA